One Persicobacter psychrovividus DNA window includes the following coding sequences:
- a CDS encoding NYN domain-containing protein: protein MKKEKQDRDLAVLIDADNVSSNYVTEMMAEIARFGRLTTKRIYGDWTKPNLGGWKNVLLENAISPVQQYGYTQGKNATDSAMIIDAMDILYSGSVDGFCIVSSDSDFTRLATRLRESGMWVMGVGEQKTPKPFIIACDKFVYLEVLRQKESSKDENDNDQGATSKNEDSATSIKRIDGKVLALLRKTIDDVSDDSSWANLGEFGSMLNKQRPDFDPRNYGFRKLMNMMKFLSDYFEVDERASSNDKNVKHVYVRALRKRRK from the coding sequence ATGAAAAAAGAAAAACAAGACAGGGACTTAGCGGTCCTGATTGATGCCGACAATGTGTCGTCTAACTATGTGACGGAGATGATGGCGGAGATCGCTCGTTTTGGACGCTTAACCACTAAAAGAATATATGGAGATTGGACCAAACCCAATTTGGGGGGATGGAAAAATGTCCTTTTGGAAAATGCCATCAGTCCTGTGCAACAATATGGTTACACTCAGGGAAAAAATGCGACAGACTCCGCCATGATTATCGATGCAATGGATATTCTGTATTCTGGAAGCGTGGATGGTTTTTGTATTGTTTCCAGTGACAGTGATTTTACCCGTTTGGCCACCCGACTTCGGGAATCCGGCATGTGGGTGATGGGCGTTGGGGAACAGAAAACTCCCAAGCCGTTCATTATCGCTTGTGATAAATTTGTGTACCTGGAAGTGTTGCGTCAGAAGGAATCCTCGAAAGATGAGAATGACAATGATCAGGGGGCTACGTCCAAGAATGAGGATTCAGCGACCTCGATCAAGCGAATCGATGGGAAAGTGTTGGCACTTCTGCGGAAAACAATTGATGATGTTTCCGATGATTCAAGCTGGGCAAACCTCGGAGAATTTGGATCGATGCTCAATAAGCAAAGACCAGATTTTGATCCTCGAAACTATGGTTTCCGCAAGCTGATGAATATGATGAAATTTCTCTCAGATTATTTTGAAGTCGATGAGCGTGCCTCCAGTAACGATAAGAATGTTAAGCATGTTTATGTCAGGGCGCTCAGGAAGCGTCGGAAGTAA
- a CDS encoding MBOAT family O-acyltransferase, protein MTFKQLFLIFMGLLGWSFSTVAHPSDHEVKVPSGLLNEAADSIGNAQYIRPFLKKLSGLEADQRDKVRVFHIGDSHIQADFFSGEVRNLMQGTFGDGGWGASFPYRLSHTNGPSAVKYSSNIRWKGKRNSLRKPVQETGVSGHSIKSTSDFYQINLKLQDSLRHFDRLWVFAKPSDRAYDFKVGVAKAQAATEKKYIAAPTKVYHKVRSGDNLSSIAKKYGVRVSHLQQWNGMGRKTMIRAGQKLVVKNGDQPSAVSRLKSDDVVWAKVKAQHFGVGMQVFSWDSPQQACLLQGFKKNTQQQESVFTGFYLEDSQAKGIVYSMLGANGAQFRDYNRYPLFFEQLGQLPSDLYVLSMGTNECFDPSYTMVEYKDDMRHFIGQIRKYHPEASIILTTPADSYIGRGSKKRYNPRVKAVHDAMLQISNEQRVAYWDWWAVMGGENGIRAWKKAGYSRDYVHFSAGGYRIQARCFYQAMIRAYEQSGGELLLPPKGLDVKDAMPIDGQYLTPEFLQKIRKEQVAEDKGEAALFSLPNFDQVNWSAISSVFTYQKTRPLLFNSGLFLILFILFYAIYLKWEHIHSFRVIYVTIFSLFFYFKSSGIFFVLLIFSSIVDYYIGNKLYKVTDPKQRKLYLALSVIVNLGLLGYFKYTNFFIDSVNAIAGGHIAHANIFLPIGISFYTFQTMSYSIDLYRKSMKPAESFGDFMFFVTFFPQLVAGPIVRAADFIPQIRQKISLNKRQMTIALTLIIGGLIKKAIISDYISVNFVDRVFTQPTLYSGFENLMAVYGYAIQIYCDFSGYSDMAIGIALLMGFQLPENFRTPYNAFSLTEFWRRWHISLSSWLRDYLYIPLGGNKNGTVRTYINLMLTMILGGLWHGASWNFVLWGTMHGVVLAIERLVKTYWRLPSNAVTRSLGQLYTFHWVCLAWVFFRAGSFAQASTVISRIFTDTTWKQIPVVIMGYKEVFGLIILGYLTHLIPNRWENRFKHTLSIFPVWGRALTLAFVMWCVWQVTSSDVHPFIYFQF, encoded by the coding sequence ATGACTTTTAAACAGCTTTTTTTAATTTTTATGGGTCTGTTGGGGTGGTCTTTTTCGACAGTGGCTCACCCTTCCGATCATGAGGTGAAGGTGCCCTCAGGCCTACTGAATGAAGCCGCAGACAGTATAGGTAATGCGCAGTATATTCGTCCGTTTCTGAAGAAACTCAGTGGGCTGGAGGCTGACCAGCGGGATAAAGTCCGCGTGTTTCATATCGGGGACAGCCATATTCAGGCGGACTTTTTCAGTGGAGAGGTGCGTAACCTGATGCAGGGGACTTTTGGTGATGGCGGCTGGGGAGCAAGTTTTCCCTATCGCTTATCGCATACCAACGGACCTTCAGCGGTAAAGTACAGCTCAAATATCCGTTGGAAAGGCAAAAGAAATTCACTGCGGAAACCTGTGCAGGAAACCGGAGTTTCGGGACATAGCATTAAAAGTACTTCTGACTTCTATCAGATCAACTTAAAATTACAGGACAGCCTTCGGCATTTCGATCGCCTGTGGGTGTTTGCCAAACCCAGTGATCGGGCCTATGATTTTAAAGTTGGAGTAGCCAAAGCGCAGGCGGCTACGGAGAAAAAATATATTGCGGCACCGACTAAAGTGTATCATAAAGTGCGCTCAGGGGATAACCTGTCGTCTATTGCTAAAAAATATGGTGTGCGGGTATCGCACCTTCAGCAATGGAATGGCATGGGGCGAAAAACCATGATTCGCGCTGGGCAAAAATTAGTGGTAAAAAATGGCGATCAGCCATCGGCAGTGTCAAGACTGAAAAGTGATGATGTTGTCTGGGCGAAGGTGAAAGCACAGCATTTTGGCGTTGGAATGCAGGTATTTTCTTGGGACAGTCCTCAGCAGGCGTGTTTGCTGCAGGGGTTTAAGAAAAACACCCAACAGCAGGAGTCGGTATTTACGGGCTTCTATCTGGAAGATTCTCAGGCTAAGGGTATTGTTTACAGTATGCTGGGCGCTAATGGTGCGCAATTCCGAGATTACAATCGCTATCCATTGTTTTTTGAGCAGCTCGGGCAATTGCCTTCCGACCTGTATGTCCTTTCCATGGGCACCAATGAATGTTTCGATCCATCCTACACGATGGTAGAGTACAAAGATGATATGCGCCACTTCATTGGGCAGATCCGAAAATATCACCCTGAAGCGTCCATTATTTTAACCACTCCTGCGGACAGTTATATCGGTCGGGGAAGTAAAAAGCGCTACAACCCTCGCGTGAAAGCGGTACACGATGCCATGCTCCAAATTTCAAATGAGCAGCGTGTTGCTTATTGGGACTGGTGGGCTGTGATGGGTGGCGAGAACGGCATTCGCGCATGGAAAAAAGCAGGTTATAGCCGCGATTATGTGCATTTTTCTGCTGGAGGCTACCGTATTCAGGCAAGGTGCTTTTATCAGGCAATGATTCGTGCCTATGAACAATCGGGTGGGGAGTTGCTGTTACCGCCGAAAGGGCTGGATGTGAAGGATGCCATGCCGATTGATGGCCAATACCTGACTCCTGAGTTCCTTCAGAAAATCAGGAAAGAACAGGTGGCTGAAGATAAAGGGGAGGCGGCACTTTTCAGCCTTCCAAACTTTGATCAGGTCAATTGGTCGGCGATTTCATCGGTATTTACCTATCAGAAAACACGCCCTTTACTGTTTAACTCTGGCTTGTTTCTGATCCTGTTCATCCTCTTCTATGCCATTTATCTGAAGTGGGAGCATATTCACTCTTTTCGGGTGATATATGTAACGATTTTTTCCCTTTTCTTCTATTTTAAATCGAGCGGGATCTTTTTTGTGCTCCTGATATTCTCTTCCATAGTGGATTATTATATCGGGAATAAGCTTTATAAGGTCACCGATCCGAAGCAGCGGAAGTTGTACCTCGCACTCAGTGTCATTGTTAATCTCGGCTTGTTGGGTTATTTTAAGTATACCAATTTCTTTATCGATAGTGTGAACGCTATTGCGGGAGGCCATATTGCTCATGCCAACATTTTTCTGCCCATAGGTATTTCATTTTATACCTTTCAGACGATGAGTTACTCAATTGACCTCTATCGTAAATCAATGAAACCTGCGGAGTCTTTCGGAGACTTTATGTTTTTCGTAACCTTCTTTCCGCAGTTGGTGGCGGGGCCTATCGTTCGGGCAGCAGACTTTATTCCTCAGATCCGACAGAAGATCAGCCTGAATAAGCGCCAAATGACCATCGCCCTGACATTGATTATCGGTGGACTGATCAAAAAGGCCATCATTTCCGATTATATCAGTGTAAATTTTGTGGATCGGGTGTTTACCCAGCCGACCCTGTATTCTGGTTTTGAAAACCTGATGGCCGTGTATGGTTACGCCATTCAAATTTATTGCGACTTTTCAGGGTATTCGGATATGGCCATTGGTATAGCATTGCTGATGGGCTTTCAGTTGCCAGAGAATTTTCGGACGCCCTATAATGCTTTCAGCCTGACGGAATTTTGGCGACGCTGGCATATTTCTCTTTCCTCCTGGCTTCGGGATTACCTGTATATTCCGCTCGGGGGGAATAAAAATGGAACAGTCAGAACTTATATTAACCTGATGCTGACCATGATTCTCGGTGGATTGTGGCATGGGGCATCATGGAATTTTGTATTGTGGGGAACAATGCACGGGGTGGTGCTGGCTATTGAAAGGCTGGTAAAGACCTATTGGAGGCTGCCATCAAATGCCGTAACCCGTTCCCTCGGGCAATTATATACTTTCCACTGGGTATGTTTGGCGTGGGTGTTTTTCCGTGCAGGAAGTTTCGCCCAGGCAAGTACCGTGATCAGTAGAATTTTTACAGATACGACCTGGAAGCAAATTCCTGTCGTAATTATGGGATATAAGGAGGTTTTTGGCTTAATTATACTTGGATACCTGACACACCTGATTCCCAACCGTTGGGAAAACAGATTTAAGCATACGCTGAGTATTTTTCCCGTATGGGGAAGAGCACTGACGCTCGCCTTTGTGATGTGGTGTGTTTGGCAAGTGACTTCTTCAGATGTTCATCCCTTTATTTATTTTCAGTTTTAG